The Chryseobacterium shigense genome segment GGGTTGCTTACACTGGGATTATCTATAATTCAGCATCCAGAAATGGTCTTCAGGGGTATGTCAGCGCTTATCCGCCAAATAATATAAAAAGAAGTACTTCTCATTTCACAGTCAGTGGCATGAATGTCTACTATAATATGTCTCCGACAGTTATTGTTAATGTTCTGCTGTCTGTTAATTATTACGATACCTATCCTCCATACAGTTTCAATCCTTCCTTCCCGTCAACCATCCAGGGAGAACCCACCTTGTCCGATGCTCCGTCCACAGATGGCAGGAGCACCAAGGGACTTCCCGTAATGAGTCTTGTAAAGAACATCGAAGACGATAGCTGGACAAGAAACTATACTTATTATGATACCAAAGGAAGAGCGGTAGGGAGTTATTCCATTAACCATTTGGGAGGCTATACCAAAACAGAATCCAAGCTGGATTTTGCAGGAGTACCACAAGAAACCTATACTACCCATTTAAGAAGACCTAATGAAAACAGCGTATCAGTCAAAGAAAGATTTGTATATGATAATCAGAATAGATTATTGAAACATTATCACCAGGTTGATAACTGGACAGAACAATTACTGGCCGAAAACTCTTATAACGAACTATCCCAGTTATCCAATAAAAAAGTAGGATCAACAAATGGAGGCGCCCCATTGCAAAGCATAGATTATGCTTACAATATCCGAGGCTGGATGACAGATATTAACAAAGACCAGATGACAGTTCCCGATTTAGGAGGCAAATTATTTTCCTATAAAATCAAATACAACCAGAAGAATGGTCTCACCAATCCTGACCCCGTTTTATTCGCAGGAAAAGACGTACAGCCAAAATATAACGGAAATATCGCAGAAGTAGACTGGAGAGCCATTGAATCCCTGGGAGCCAATCCACCTATAGACCCCAAAAGATATGGGTATGCCTATGATGGATTAAACAGGTTAACAGCAGGCTATTATCAAAACCCCAATAACACAGGAAGCAAAGAAAATACAGAATCAATAGACTATGATTTAAATGGAAATATTACCAGCCTTTACAGGACATCAGTTATGGAAAATGATAATACAACCGCTACTGTAATAGACAAGCTGGCATATACTTATGTAGGCAACCAGGCCGTAAGGATCAAGGATAACAGCAATAACAATACCGGATATGAAGGAACTGCCGGCCTGCCTATTGATTACGATCTGAACGGGAATATGAAAAGCATGATGGATAAACAGATTACAGGAATCAGCTACAATTTCTTAAACCTTCCTGATGTTTTGAATATTGGTCTAGACCCGATAACCAGCCAGATAAAGACAAATTACCGTGCAGACGGCGTAAAACTGAGAAAAGAGAATCTAAAAACTTCCGTAGGAATTGCAGGTACAGCCTGGACAAAAGAAATCACGGATTATCTGGACGGTTTCCAGTATCTGAATAAAACATCCTCGGATGGTGGAGCCTCTGAAATGTTCTCCGTGGCTCCTATGGACACAAAGCGTGCCTTAGAAATGCAGGCATTTAGCCTTGCTCCGATTGATTTTGATCCCATCCCAGTAGATCCCATTGTTCAAAACCCTCATAATCCTGAGCTGCAGTTCTTTCCGACAGCAGAAGGATTTTATGATTATCAGAGAAAAATGTATATTTACCAGTATAAAGACCATTTAGGGAATGCGAGGGTAAGCTACGGAATGAACAGGAGTACAGGAAGTATTGAAATAACAGATAGCAATGATTATTATCCTTTTGGGATGAATCATTTAAAGACAGGGAATGCTTATTTTGGAGCTGGAAGGTATCAGAATTTTAAATATTCGGGAAAAGAATTGCTTGAAACTGGGGCTTACGAGTTCGGTGCGCGTCAATATATGCCAGATATTGGTAGATGGGGCGTTGTAGACGAACTTGCTGAAACTTCTCGTCGTTGGTCGCCTTATACTTACGCTTATAATAATCCTATTAGATATATTGATCCTGATGGTAGAGAAAGTAAAGACTGGTTCGTTAATAATAATACAGGTCAATTATTATATGTTAAAGGTGTTTCTGATTTATCAAAAGCTGATAATAGTCTTAAAAACCTTATTGGCGATACCAAACAATATGAAAGATTAGGTGATGACAATATGTTTGGAAAGAATGTTAGTGTTGAAGGAGTAAAAGGAAATGCTTTAGATAATAAACTGGTAAGAATGACAGCAGATCAATCTGAAGCCTTTATGGAAAATAAGGGCTATGAGAAAGCTGAACAAGTTAAAATTGTTGAACGCGAAATAGAATCAAAAGGACCAATGGGAGAAGAAAGGATTGCTCTAAAAAATCATTATATGGAGCAAGTGGGTAAAAGTGATATTACCTATGTAAAACCTAATGAATTAAATAAAAAAGAAGCGATCAAAGATATTACATATTCTTCACAATGGAGCTCTACCCGAACTATATCATATACATTGACTAAGCCACCAGGACAATCTAATGACAAGACTGCTTCTTTTGAAAGTTTAAGAAAAAGTGAAAATGCAAAACAAGGAGCAAGTTTTCTAAATGATTTAATTAAAGTTATTAAACCAATAATAAAAAAATGATAAAACCACTAAAATTTTTTATTTTATTAATATGTATGTTTTCTTGTAAAGAAAATGACTATGATTCAAAGAATACTGCAATATTGGATAGTCACATAAGCAATTTCCCCAGTGAATCAACGAAACATTTTCCCAAAAAAGTTGGTAGAGATGCATTAATCATATATAATGAAGATTTAAAAAACAACAGCATTAATCTTTATTTAGCAAAATTAAAGACAAGTGATGATGAAATTGATACAATCATTAAAAAGCTAAATACTATTAAAGCATATAGAGGAAATGATAATAAACTTTTGATAATCAATAAGAATGAAAAAAAAGATGGATATTTTAGTGAATTTCCGTATATAGACTCTTCATTAGAAAAAGGTGAAAAACCATTGCCAAATTTTGTCGATTACGATAAAAATATTTTTTCTAACTCTAATTATGAATTTTACATAATTCATTTTGATAACAAAAAGAGAATATTTAAAAAGCAAATCCTTAATCAAAATGCTTCAATGCCAAATAAATGGAAAAATGGTATTACTTATGGAATTGCTGTTGATAAGACTAATAAAAATATTGTTTATTGGGTAGCTATTTGGTGAGACTAAGCTATGGTTTTAACATTATGAAAAACAGTTTTGAAACGGTTGATACGAATGATTATTACCCTTTTGGAATGAATCATTTAAATCCTGCTGAACCGTCTTATTTTGCGGTCATGTTCCAAATATGTTGGTAATAAAATATAGCGTTGATTTTCAACGCTATATTCTAAAAAATTGAATAAAGTTTGAAAATTTGAAATGATATTTTGATAGTCGAAATAGAAAAAAATTGAAAATAAGCTACTTAAAATATTGAGAATCATACAAAGTGTTTCAAACGTGTTGGTAAGAAGATCAGTATATTTACCAGTATAAAGACCATTTAGGAAATGCAAGGGTAAGCTACGGAATGAACAGGAGTACAGGAAGTATTGAAATAACAGATAGCAATGACTATTATCCATTTGGGATGAATCATTTGAAAACAGGGAATGCTTTCTTTGGTCAAGGGAGTTATAAAAATTACAAGTACAACGGTAAAGAACTTCAGGAAACCGGAATGTATGATTACGGAGCAAGGATGTATATGGCGGATGTTGGACGATGGGGAGTTGTGGATCCTTTGGCGGAAACATCAAGAAGATTTAGTCCTTATAATTATGCGCTTAATAATCCAATGAGATTTATTGATCCTGATGGAAGACAAGGAAAAGATATTATTTTCTTGACTGAGAATGGTTCTTTCAAGGCTTCAAAAGATTTAATGTATCAAACAAAGGACGGTAAAAGAATATGGGATAAATATGGGACTAGCAAAACAGATGATGTTTATATAAAATCAAGTACTTTTTCTTCTAAAGACTCAAGGACTGGGGCCGAAACATATAGTTTAAAGGGTGATGAAAAATTTGTGAAAGATGGCAAAATAGATGGTATTGGAAAAACTTATTCAGCAATGGAAACATTTGAAGGAACAGATATATCGGGATCTGAAAATAAGCAGGTCCATTTGATGGCAATTAATGAATCGTTTTTTCCAAATGAAGCTTCAGACAGCTATTCAAAGTCAGAGGTAACATCTTCAGGAAAAACAGTAACATCTGAATATAATTTATCGGATTTAGCAAAAACTGTTTATCATGAATTTAAAGCACATATCGAAGATAGAACAGGAGATGCTGATAAGGATCACAAGAAATTTGGAGAATCTACCTTCAAAGGATATATAAGACCAAATTCCCCTATGGATACATTTGAAAAACAATTAATTAAAGTTGTTAGAACTCTAAATGAAAAAAAATATAATGAAAAAAAATAAAATCCTATTTTTCTTAGTATTAATATGTGTAAATTTTGTTAAAGCTCAAGATTTAAAACTTTTTACACCAATTTTAATCAGTGATATTAAATCAATAATGATTAATGGAGAAATGAATAATCAAGCAATAGTAGATTATTTTAATCCAGATGTTGATAAAATGCAGAAAGAGATATTAAAGTATAGTTCAGATTCAAGCGTACTATATTTATATAACTCTGAATCTAGTTCATATAAGGCATTTATATGTTTAAATAAAAAAAATAAAGAAACCGTTTCTACTGAGAATAATTTTGGTGTTTTTAGATCTTTTAATTTAATTAAGAAAAATGACAGGCTTTTTGATGCGGTATCAGCAACAGGTTCATATCCAAGTCATTTTGAAAGACTCAATTCAATAGAAATAATGGAGAAAAGTCAAAAGTTTCTAATTATAAAAATTAATTTTTCTGATACTTATGGTTATAAAGGATATAGTGTTTTAGTATTACAGGATTACAAATACATTAAGCATTAATGGAAGTTCATTTAGGAACTGCAAACATTTGGGTGACGTGTCAAATTTAGTGACACAGCTAATCCAGAACATCAAAAAGCATTTAAAAGTACATAGATAAGTGAACCCGAAGGTTCACTTATCTATTTTTTAGATTATATTGAAACATGACAAGCATGATGGATAAACAGATTACAGGAATCAGCTACAATTTCTTAAGCCTTCCTGATGTTTTGAATATTGGTTTAGACCCGATAACCAGCCAGATAAAGACAAATTACCGTGCAGATGGCGTAAAACTGAGAAAAGAAAATCTAAAAACTTCCGTAGGAATTGCAGGTACAGCCTGGACAAAAGAAATCACAGATTATCTGGACGGTTTCCAGTACCTGAATAAAACATCTTCGGATGGTGGAGCCTCTGAAATGTTCTCCGTGGCTCCTATGGACACAAAGCGCGCCTTAGAAATGCAGGCATTTAGCCTTGCTCCGATCGATTTTGATCCCATCCCTGTAGATCCCATTGTTCAAAACCCTCATAATCCTGAGCTGCAGTTCTTTCCGACAGCAGAAGGATTTTATGATTATCAGAGAAAAATGTATATTTACCAGTATAAAGACCATTTAGGAAATGCGAGGGTGAGCTACGGAATGAACAGGAGTACAGGAAGTATTGAAATAACAGATAGCAACGATTATTATCCATTTGGGATGAATCATTTAAAGACAGGGAATGCTTATTTTGGAGCTGGAAGGTATCAGAATTATAAATATCAGGAACAGGAATTACAAGAAACAGGTTTTTATAGTTTTAAATGGAGAAATTACATGCCGGATGTAGGAAGATTTTTTAATATAGATCCTTTAAGTGAAAAATATGCTTACCAATCGCATTACAATTTTTCTGAAAATAGGGTGATTGACGCAAGAGAATTGGAGGGACTTGAAGCTAAATTGATAAAGGATGCAGAGGTAAATTTGCAAGTATCTAATAATCCATTTAAATTGAGTGTAGAATATACTCCAGCAAAATATGAACTAAAAACAAATGTTATTCAGGGGGCTTTTTCAAACCTAGATGTACAACAAAAACTTTCAACAGTGGAAAATAATTTTAAATCAAAAGGGTTTGATCTAACAATTATTCAAGATAGTAATGCGACTTATAACATTGATATGACGTTTCCAGGACAATCTGTAACAATAGTAAATGATAATGGTACTACTAGGACGGGAACAGTTCTTGGAGATGCACCACTTGGCAATCCTACTACTGCAACGGTGAATGCAAAAAATGGAGATACGGATACAATTACGCACGAAATTGCTCATACCTTTGGTGCAGAACACATCTGGGAGCCAAACTCAGGGGTGGAAAATACTCCTGCCAATATTAACAATAGGATGAATTCATATGAAAACCCGACTTCTTCAATGAAAGGGTTAGGTACGGAATTTAATAAAAATCAGATACAGAAAATGGAAGAAACTGTTAAAGCTAACTCATTTAGACTACCTCAAAATAAAAAATAATGAAAATAGCATTTTTTTTAATAATCGTTTTACTAACCAACAATAGCTGCTCCGCACAACATAATATTGAATTTTATTATCAGGATAAAACGAAAGCAACAGAAACAGATAGTACAGCATATAAATCTTATTTGGAAAATATTCCAAAAGAATTTCTTAAAAAAGATGACGAAGTTTTATTATCTTTTAATAATGCTGCTTTTATTGACGATGTTATTACTATAAATGGTAAAAGTTATAATTTTGAAAACTATGCCTGTGGATATACACAAATTAGAGTTCTTAAAAGAGATAGAAAGATTAATATTACATCTAAGAAAAAAGAAGATATGAATTTTAAGCTAAAAAAAGGAATTGATTATATTATTATTAATGGAGGATTTGATAATAAATGGAGTGTTACATTTTCAGAATATTTTCCTACAATGGAATGCTTGTAAAATTACAAGTACAACGGTAAAGAACTTCATGTCATGTTCCAAACATGTTGGTAATAAAATATAGCGTTGAAAATCAGCGCTATATTTTTATAAAGTTTTTCTACTTATCAAGCAGTTTCTCCAGCCTCCCCATCATTTCATCCTTTTCTTTCAGCATGCGTTCATATAGGGCAATTTTTTCTTCGTGAAGCTGAACAATTTTATCAATAGGATTAATATTTTGAACTTCAACTCTATTATTGAACATTGCATTATCTGAAAACGTGCAAGAAATTAGATTCACAGCCTGCTCCTCATCAAAATTTTGAAAAGCTTCTACGGGAATTTTCAGTACTTCGGATATTTTTTGAAGCATTTGGTCTTCAATGGTTTCTTTCTGTTCAAGTAAAGAAATCTTCTTTTGGTTCCAGTCTTCGCCTAAATCAAGAGCCAGAGCTTCCTGCTTTATTCCCAGCATTTCTCTGAAGCGTTTTATGTTTCTTCCCTGATGTATTTTGTGGTCCATTCTTAATCAATTTGTGAAAGTTCAAAGATAATATATTCTATAAATTAAAGATAAAAAAATATCCGGTAAAATATCCGCTGGTATAGACACTTTTTCCGGATATAAACCACTAAAGTTTATCACTAGAAAACACATTTTTTATCAGAAAAAGCCCTTGCAACGGCCTGTAGGCATTCCCAAAGAAACTGGAGACACTTTCTAAAGCAGCTGCAGGCCCTTCCGAAGGCAAAACACCCCCTTACCCAAGGGGGTATACAGGCTTCACTAACTGGCTTTGGCCGTTTAAAAAAAGCCGATGGATACTTGAATAAGGCTCTGGAGACGGTTTATATAGTGTCTTTAGACGGGTAGAGGATTGGGAAAGCCAACTCAGCCTCTACTAACAATATGGTTGGTTTTTGTTACGGATAAAAAATTACAGTAAATCTTTATCTTTTCACCGGATATAGGCAAATACTTAATATTTAAAGCCATTATAGCCATTTTGTTTGGTATATTTGTTATACAATCACACAACACAAAATCTTATTACCATGAAAAAATTCCTTTTAATCATTCTCGGAATCGTTGTTATTTTGATTGCCGTATTATTCATCAAAATGTACACTTACCCCTTTAAAAAAAATACATCAGCAACATCAGACGGTTGGAAGCCTGTAAAAAATGATTCTGCCGTATTGCGTCTGTCAGGTGGGATCAAGATTCCTACAGTATCTACGGGAAGCCTTGGGGAATTCAATTATGCTCCGTTTGATCAGTTTAAAGCATACCTGAAAACATCTTATCCGCTTGTGTATCAGAATACCGAAAATAATGAAGTCAATACCCATGCCCTGGTTTTTCGGCTTAAAGGCAGCAATCCTTCATTAAAACCCATACTTTTCATTTCCCATATAGACGTTGTGCCTCCCGGAGATGCCGATGTGAAGAACAAAGAACAGAATATCTTCAGACCCGGTGACAAACCCTTGCCTCCCGTTTCAAAAGTAGCAGAAGACTGGGATTTTGAACCCTTTTCAGGAGCCGTGGCCAACGGCAGGATTTATGGAAGAGGAGCCATTGATATGAAAGGAATGCTTTTTTCCCTGATAGAATCCATGAATACGCTGATTAAAAGCAAAAAAACTCCTCAACGTGACATCTATCTGGCTTTCGGTTTCGATGAAGAAGTGGGCGGACAAAAGGGAGCTATGCAGATTGCAGATTATTTTAAGAAAAAAGGGCTACAGTTTGATACGGTTTATGACGAAGGAGGTCTCATTATGCAGAAAGGAAATATAGCAGGAGTAGACTCCGACGTAGCGGTTGTAGGTTGTGCTGAAAAAGGTTTTTTATCTGCAAAAATAAAAGTAAAAGGACTTGGCGGGCATTCTTCCATGCCTCCTATGGAAAGTGCGATAGGAAAAGCTGCAGTGATCATGCAAAGGCTTGAAGACAACCAGATGAAGCCTGCCATTACTCCGCTCATTAAAGGTTTTTTTGATAATATTGGCGGATCTATGCCGTTTACAACCAGGCTGGCTCTTTCAAACCAATGGCTGCTCAAACCCCTTCTTATATCCCAGCTTACCAAAAATAACACCACCAATGCCCTGGTGCGTACAACAACCGCTTTAACCATGATGAAAGGAAGCGATGGAACAAACGTACTTTCTCCCGAAGTGGAATTTGTAGTTAATTTCAGGCTTCTTCCCGGAAATACCGTGAAAGATGTTCGTGAACATATTGCCAGAGCCACAGAAGGTTTCGATGTTGAGGTAGAAGAGATCGACAATACAAGAGAAGCCTCTGCCGTTTCTCCTTCCAATACAAAAGGATTTAAATTAATAGAAGCCGGAGTCAGAGAAATCTATCCCGGTGCTATCGTGACTCCATATCTTACTATGGCCGGTACTGATGCCTATAAATATCAGATCGTAAGTAAAAATATCTACAGATTCATGCCCATCAGGATCAACAGCTCAGAACAGCAGAGCATCCACAGTACCAACGAGTATATCAGTATAGAAAATTACCTGAAAATGATCCATTACTTTGAATTCATCATGATGAATTATGACAGATAGGGGCGGATAGAGGTTTGAAGGTTTGGAAATTATAGTTGATGAGTTGCTGGTGTAAGTTTTTAAAAGTAAATCATCGGGAAAACAGTCTGAAATCTTGATTCTTGATTCTTGCTTCTCAAATCTTCTCAAACAAAAAATATAACACGTCAAGTTTTGTCGCATTACAGCAATAGCTTTGTCATATCAAAATTACAGAGCTATGGAATTGCCGTTTTACTTAACATTTAAAGAATTTGAAAGCCATTATTACGATACCCTTGAAAAATGGTTTGAAGAATACCACAACACAAGCGAAATTGATTATTTAAAGGCCCTTGCAGATCTTTACAGTCCTTATCTGTACTACAGCTTTGCAGATGACAGGCTCCTGGCTGATGCCTCTATGGAGATTAAAGATTGCTTTTTCCCTTATCACGAAAAGATCGGGATCTCTTTCTGCACAAACTGTGAAAATGAAAAGCAGTCCAAAACTACCAAAGGCATGAACCATATATTTGAATGGAAAACCATTACAATGATGGAATATGCACAGCACATCCTGGATAAGATCAACAGGCATCTGTTAAAAAACAGCAGCCCTCTGAACGGAAATAAAACAATCCGAGACTGTATCAATAATCATGAAATTATTACCTTCAGGGAAGGAGCCGGATATTGTGTAAATTATAATAAGCATCAGGTTGCAGTTCCGTTTTTGAAAGCCTATCTTCCTCATTACGGGCAGACTGTTGATATTGCGGTGTACAGGGATTTTATTTTTTCTGTCGCACAGATTGCGGAATTCATAGACAGAAAACTGAAAGCTGTGCAGGCTTTTGAATACACTATTTATGCTAAACTAAAATCGGAAGCCAAATTCAAAGTACAGATGAGCCATCAGTTCCTGACGATTTGTAACTAAATTTTGCACCAAACATTCATATCTAAATTATATTGATGAAAGCTTTCAACAGCTTTTAAAAACAAATCCCGGCAGAAATCCCGGGATTTTGTTTGATTTATCAGAAAGACGGATAAGTTTAAAATAAAAAAGCCTTAAACAACTAAGTTTAAGACCTTTATCTTCTTGCAGAGAGGAAGGGATTCGAACCCTCGATACAGTTACCCGTATACTACCTTTCCAGGGTAGCTCCTTCAACCACTCGGACACCTCTCTATTTGAGATTGCAAAAATAGGCTATTTTCTGGAATCTGCAAATATTATTTAAAAATTACTCGGTAATTTCTCCACAAAGGCTTCTGGTGAAGTTATCTGCGAAAGTTCCGGCGTAATTAGGATTGTCTATCAGGTGCATGGCTTTACTGATAGCACTTTCTGCTGTCATATCCTTCCCGCTGATGGCCCCGATTCTTGAAAAAATATTGCTGTTTTCATACTTTCCGAACGAAATACCGCCTGATATACACTGACTTACCACTACAATTTCAGTTCCGTTATTCCTGATTTCCTCAAGTGTTTCCTGGGTTTTTTCACTGCTGAAAATAGTTCCGGAACCAAAAACCTGGAGAATCAGAACCTTCATTTTCGGGATTTCTTTAAAGTGGCTCAGATGCATTCCCGGAAAAATTCTCCAGAACAGAACATCTTCAGAAATATGCTCATCTACATGAAACTCTATTTCAGGATCACAACGGTAAAGATTTTCCTTGATGATATTTAAGTGAACTCCGGATTGTCCCAGTATCGGATAGTTCGGACTGGCATAGGCGTCAAAATACTCAGCAGAATATTTCAGTGTCCTGTTTCCTCTCAATAATTTATATTCAAAATAAACCGCAACTTCCTGGATAACTGCTTCATCGTTTTCATAAAGACTGGCGTAATAAAGGCTTGTCAGAAGATTTTCCTTCGCATCCGTTCTCAGGTCCCCGATTGGCAGCTGTGAACCTGTCATGATTACCGGTTTCCTAAGACCTTTTAACATGAAACTTAAAGCAGAAGCCGTATAAGACATCGTATCCGTTCCGTGAAGAATCAGAAAACCGTCATACAGTTCATAATTTTTGAGGATATAATTGGCAATAACCTTCCATTCCTGAGGTCCCATATCCGAAGAATCCAGCGGTTTTGCAAAAGGATGCACAAATACTTCACATTCCATTAATTTCATCTCAGGCATTTTTTCGAAAATATTTCCAAAATCAAATGCGCGGAGGCTTCCGGTTTCATAATCTTTTTCCATACCGATGGTTCCTCCGGTATAGATGAGCAGGACTTTTCGTTTCATGAATCACTTTTTAGTAAGAAATTGAGCCTCGTTAAGGTTCATAGCTCAAAATTACGTTAATTTGCAAAGATTTGAAAATGAATGGAAGATTTAGCACAAACTTTTGAATATTTAAAGCAGTTTTTAACAGAGGAGAGATTAGCAAAAATCGAACACTTTTCGCCGGAAAGTTCGGATTTTGTACTTCCTGTTGTGGAAGATATTTATCAGTTCAGGAATGCTGCAGCAATTGTACGTTCTGTGGAAGCCTGCGGTTTTCATAAAGTGGTTGCTTTGCAGGAAGAATATAGTTTTGAACCCAATCTTCGGGTTACAAAAGGTGCTGATACTTGGGTTGAAGTGGAAAAACTTCCCAGAAATATGGAGTCTTTTCAGAAAATCAAAGACAGAGGCTACAAAATAGTCGTTGTTTCACTGGAAAATAATGCGAAAATGTTACCTGAATATGAAATTACGGAACCGATTGCTTTAGTTTTCGGAACTGAAATGGAAGGCGTTTCCCAGGAAATTCTGGATTTTGCAGATGAAACATTGGCGATTCCGATGTATGGTTTTACAAGGAGTTTCAATGTGTCGGTAGCAGCTTCAATCTGTATGTATGAATTAAAACAGAAACTGATAAAGTCGGATATTGATTATAAGCTTGATGAAGAAAAATTATTGAAAATGAAGATCCGATGGGCCGTAAATTCTATACGAAGTGGAGAACAGATATTTGAAAAATATTTAAAAGACCACAATCTTTCCCTATGAACAGGGCAATTGTTTTTCTCCTGATTGTTTTAGGCAGCTGCAGCAAAAAAGCAGAGCCGGAGAAAGAAATAGTTGTAAGTGAAAATATCCCGGTACAGCAGGTAGAAGTAGCACAGGAAGAAGATACAGAAACTGTTCCCTTTTCAAGATCTGTAAAAGGCAACGGATTTGTATATACGCTTCATGGTCTGGAAAAAGCTAACGGATCGATTGACTTTAAATCAATCAGCATATTTGAGAAAAAGAAGCTCCGCCAGAAAATTATTGTAGATTCAGTATATGTTCTGCACGATTGGGAAATTATTTTCAATGCAGACAAAGATGCCAATTTCGATGGATTTAAGGATCTGGAAGTGATCAACTGGGCCGGAAACTATGCTTTCTCATCGAGCTTCTGGCTTTATAATCAGAAAACGAGAAAATACGATCATTACAAACCTTTGGATACGATCCAGAATATTGAAATCGATGCAAAGAGAAAAGAAATCAATTCAAATTACCACATTGGCCCGGTTAATACTTACAGCAAAACCTATCAATGGGAAAATGGAAAACTTTTAATGATGAGCGCCAGTATTTTTGAGGAAGGGGAAGAAACTCATATGTACCGGAAAAATGGAAAAATCGTTGTAGAATGATTAGAAGCATAGGATAATCTAAATTTCACTCATTGGCTGCTAACTTCTAATTTCTAGCA includes the following:
- a CDS encoding RHS repeat-associated core domain-containing protein, producing MNRSTGSIEITDSNDYYPFGMNHLKTGNAFFGQGSYKNYKYNGKELQETGMYDYGARMYMADVGRWGVVDPLAETSRRFSPYNYALNNPMRFIDPDGRQGKDIIFLTENGSFKASKDLMYQTKDGKRIWDKYGTSKTDDVYIKSSTFSSKDSRTGAETYSLKGDEKFVKDGKIDGIGKTYSAMETFEGTDISGSENKQVHLMAINESFFPNEASDSYSKSEVTSSGKTVTSEYNLSDLAKTVYHEFKAHIEDRTGDADKDHKKFGESTFKGYIRPNSPMDTFEKQLIKVVRTLNEKKYNEKK
- a CDS encoding M20/M25/M40 family metallo-hydrolase, which codes for MKKFLLIILGIVVILIAVLFIKMYTYPFKKNTSATSDGWKPVKNDSAVLRLSGGIKIPTVSTGSLGEFNYAPFDQFKAYLKTSYPLVYQNTENNEVNTHALVFRLKGSNPSLKPILFISHIDVVPPGDADVKNKEQNIFRPGDKPLPPVSKVAEDWDFEPFSGAVANGRIYGRGAIDMKGMLFSLIESMNTLIKSKKTPQRDIYLAFGFDEEVGGQKGAMQIADYFKKKGLQFDTVYDEGGLIMQKGNIAGVDSDVAVVGCAEKGFLSAKIKVKGLGGHSSMPPMESAIGKAAVIMQRLEDNQMKPAITPLIKGFFDNIGGSMPFTTRLALSNQWLLKPLLISQLTKNNTTNALVRTTTALTMMKGSDGTNVLSPEVEFVVNFRLLPGNTVKDVREHIARATEGFDVEVEEIDNTREASAVSPSNTKGFKLIEAGVREIYPGAIVTPYLTMAGTDAYKYQIVSKNIYRFMPIRINSSEQQSIHSTNEYISIENYLKMIHYFEFIMMNYDR
- a CDS encoding RHS repeat-associated core domain-containing protein, which gives rise to MMDKQITGISYNFLSLPDVLNIGLDPITSQIKTNYRADGVKLRKENLKTSVGIAGTAWTKEITDYLDGFQYLNKTSSDGGASEMFSVAPMDTKRALEMQAFSLAPIDFDPIPVDPIVQNPHNPELQFFPTAEGFYDYQRKMYIYQYKDHLGNARVSYGMNRSTGSIEITDSNDYYPFGMNHLKTGNAYFGAGRYQNYKYQEQELQETGFYSFKWRNYMPDVGRFFNIDPLSEKYAYQSHYNFSENRVIDARELEGLEAKLIKDAEVNLQVSNNPFKLSVEYTPAKYELKTNVIQGAFSNLDVQQKLSTVENNFKSKGFDLTIIQDSNATYNIDMTFPGQSVTIVNDNGTTRTGTVLGDAPLGNPTTATVNAKNGDTDTITHEIAHTFGAEHIWEPNSGVENTPANINNRMNSYENPTSSMKGLGTEFNKNQIQKMEETVKANSFRLPQNKK
- a CDS encoding asparaginase is translated as MKRKVLLIYTGGTIGMEKDYETGSLRAFDFGNIFEKMPEMKLMECEVFVHPFAKPLDSSDMGPQEWKVIANYILKNYELYDGFLILHGTDTMSYTASALSFMLKGLRKPVIMTGSQLPIGDLRTDAKENLLTSLYYASLYENDEAVIQEVAVYFEYKLLRGNRTLKYSAEYFDAYASPNYPILGQSGVHLNIIKENLYRCDPEIEFHVDEHISEDVLFWRIFPGMHLSHFKEIPKMKVLILQVFGSGTIFSSEKTQETLEEIRNNGTEIVVVSQCISGGISFGKYENSNIFSRIGAISGKDMTAESAISKAMHLIDNPNYAGTFADNFTRSLCGEITE
- a CDS encoding RHS repeat domain-containing protein, whose amino-acid sequence is VAYTGIIYNSASRNGLQGYVSAYPPNNIKRSTSHFTVSGMNVYYNMSPTVIVNVLLSVNYYDTYPPYSFNPSFPSTIQGEPTLSDAPSTDGRSTKGLPVMSLVKNIEDDSWTRNYTYYDTKGRAVGSYSINHLGGYTKTESKLDFAGVPQETYTTHLRRPNENSVSVKERFVYDNQNRLLKHYHQVDNWTEQLLAENSYNELSQLSNKKVGSTNGGAPLQSIDYAYNIRGWMTDINKDQMTVPDLGGKLFSYKIKYNQKNGLTNPDPVLFAGKDVQPKYNGNIAEVDWRAIESLGANPPIDPKRYGYAYDGLNRLTAGYYQNPNNTGSKENTESIDYDLNGNITSLYRTSVMENDNTTATVIDKLAYTYVGNQAVRIKDNSNNNTGYEGTAGLPIDYDLNGNMKSMMDKQITGISYNFLNLPDVLNIGLDPITSQIKTNYRADGVKLRKENLKTSVGIAGTAWTKEITDYLDGFQYLNKTSSDGGASEMFSVAPMDTKRALEMQAFSLAPIDFDPIPVDPIVQNPHNPELQFFPTAEGFYDYQRKMYIYQYKDHLGNARVSYGMNRSTGSIEITDSNDYYPFGMNHLKTGNAYFGAGRYQNFKYSGKELLETGAYEFGARQYMPDIGRWGVVDELAETSRRWSPYTYAYNNPIRYIDPDGRESKDWFVNNNTGQLLYVKGVSDLSKADNSLKNLIGDTKQYERLGDDNMFGKNVSVEGVKGNALDNKLVRMTADQSEAFMENKGYEKAEQVKIVEREIESKGPMGEERIALKNHYMEQVGKSDITYVKPNELNKKEAIKDITYSSQWSSTRTISYTLTKPPGQSNDKTASFESLRKSENAKQGASFLNDLIKVIKPIIKK
- a CDS encoding helix-turn-helix transcriptional regulator, which produces MDHKIHQGRNIKRFREMLGIKQEALALDLGEDWNQKKISLLEQKETIEDQMLQKISEVLKIPVEAFQNFDEEQAVNLISCTFSDNAMFNNRVEVQNINPIDKIVQLHEEKIALYERMLKEKDEMMGRLEKLLDK